From a region of the Acidobacteriota bacterium genome:
- the fusA gene encoding elongation factor G has protein sequence MQVDRPAEIRNLAVAGHNDTGKTTLVSALLYTGGVSNRLNKVEDGNTITDFDPEEVNRGISIGLAPCFVPWRKHKVNLIDCPGYGIFFSEARAAIRATDATLLCVSAVSGVEVTTERSWKYASDLDSPVIFHLTKLDRENTDLARVLHDLEKLCGRGVLPIQLPIGEDHEFHGIVDLVHLKAYEFAKDGDGKGKEIPIPEDLQPRVDKWRNELIEAVAETDEELLEHFFENDTLSQEDLEAGLPKAILDRKIFPMTMSCGLHGIGISSLLDVLVDLAPSPDQRQSFPATNVGGDDVEVSTSPDEPLAALVFKTLSDPFTGKVSILRVVSGTLEADSSVWSVQHEASEKIAGLFTLQGKQGTATKKLVAGDIGGVAKLKHTHTGDTLGSKDRPVKLAWIPVREPAISYAVEPKSKGDEEKIGEALQRLMEEDVRLQSGRDPETAEYLLSGTGQLHVEIAVAKLKSRFNVDVVLHPPKVPYRETIRRGADGHGRHKKQSGGRGQFADCKIRLEPLPRGEEFEFKDEIFGGSIPQGYRPAVEKGIQESRHRGYLAGYPVVDFRVRLLDGQYHDVDSSEMAFKVAGSLAFKDAMAKAGATLIEPMMQVEITTSEEFMGDIMGDLSQRRGRPQGMEVQGDKQLIKAVVPMAEMLDYAQALRSMTQGRSRFHMELSHYEEMPRLVQEKIIAESKREDAEASA, from the coding sequence ATGCAGGTCGATCGCCCCGCGGAAATACGCAACCTGGCTGTCGCTGGACACAACGATACGGGCAAGACCACCTTGGTCAGCGCTCTGTTGTACACCGGCGGGGTCAGCAACCGACTGAACAAGGTCGAGGACGGCAACACCATCACCGACTTCGATCCGGAAGAGGTCAACCGCGGCATCTCCATCGGCCTCGCCCCGTGCTTCGTTCCCTGGCGCAAACACAAAGTCAACCTCATCGACTGCCCCGGCTACGGCATCTTCTTCTCCGAAGCCCGCGCCGCCATCCGCGCCACCGACGCCACTCTGCTCTGCGTCAGCGCCGTCTCCGGCGTCGAGGTGACCACCGAGCGGTCGTGGAAGTACGCCTCGGACCTCGACTCCCCGGTGATCTTTCACCTCACCAAGCTCGACCGCGAAAACACCGACCTGGCGCGGGTGCTCCACGACCTGGAGAAGCTCTGCGGCCGCGGCGTGCTGCCGATTCAGCTGCCCATCGGCGAGGATCACGAATTCCACGGCATCGTCGACCTGGTGCATCTCAAGGCCTACGAATTCGCCAAGGACGGTGACGGCAAGGGCAAGGAGATCCCCATTCCGGAGGACCTCCAGCCGCGGGTGGACAAATGGCGCAATGAGCTCATCGAGGCGGTGGCGGAAACCGACGAGGAGCTGCTGGAGCATTTCTTCGAGAACGACACCCTGAGCCAGGAAGACCTGGAGGCGGGGCTGCCCAAGGCCATCCTCGATCGCAAGATCTTCCCCATGACCATGAGCTGCGGCCTCCACGGCATCGGCATCTCCTCGTTGCTGGACGTGCTGGTGGACCTGGCGCCGTCGCCGGACCAGCGGCAGAGCTTCCCCGCCACCAACGTCGGCGGCGACGACGTGGAGGTCAGCACCTCTCCCGACGAGCCCCTCGCGGCGCTGGTGTTCAAGACCCTCAGCGACCCCTTCACCGGCAAGGTGAGCATCCTACGGGTGGTCAGCGGCACGCTGGAGGCGGACTCCTCCGTGTGGAGCGTCCAACACGAGGCATCGGAGAAGATCGCCGGTTTGTTCACCCTCCAGGGCAAGCAGGGAACGGCGACCAAGAAGCTGGTAGCCGGTGACATCGGCGGCGTCGCCAAGCTCAAGCACACCCATACCGGCGACACCTTGGGATCGAAGGACCGGCCGGTGAAGCTGGCCTGGATTCCGGTGCGCGAGCCCGCCATCTCCTACGCCGTGGAGCCCAAGTCCAAGGGCGACGAGGAGAAGATCGGCGAGGCCCTGCAGCGGCTGATGGAAGAGGATGTGCGACTGCAGAGCGGCCGCGATCCGGAGACCGCCGAGTACCTCCTCTCCGGTACCGGTCAGCTGCACGTGGAGATCGCCGTCGCCAAGCTCAAGAGCCGGTTCAACGTCGACGTGGTGCTGCACCCGCCCAAGGTCCCGTACCGCGAGACCATCCGCCGCGGCGCCGACGGCCACGGACGGCACAAGAAGCAGAGCGGCGGCCGGGGCCAGTTCGCCGACTGCAAGATCCGTCTCGAGCCCCTACCCCGGGGCGAGGAATTCGAATTCAAGGACGAGATCTTCGGTGGCTCCATTCCTCAGGGCTACCGCCCGGCGGTGGAGAAAGGCATCCAGGAGAGCCGCCACCGCGGCTACCTGGCGGGCTATCCCGTGGTGGACTTCCGGGTGCGCCTGCTGGACGGCCAGTACCACGACGTGGATTCGTCGGAAATGGCCTTCAAAGTCGCCGGCTCGCTGGCCTTCAAGGACGCCATGGCCAAGGCCGGCGCCACCCTCATCGAGCCCATGATGCAGGTGGAGATCACCACCTCAGAGGAGTTCATGGGCGACATCATGGGCGACCTCTCCCAACGCCGCGGCCGGCCCCAGGGCATGGAGGTCCAGGGGGACAAGCAGCTGATCAAGGCAGTGGTGCCCATGGCCGAGATGCTCGACTACGCCCAGGCCCTGCGCTCCATGACTCAAGGCCGCTCCCGCTTCCACATGGAGCTGAGCCACTACGAGGAAATGCCGCGGCTGGTGCAGGAGAAGATCATCGCCGAGTCGAAGCGAGAGGACGCCGAAGCGAGCGCTTGA
- a CDS encoding aromatic amino acid lyase — protein MSPGGDLQGPGPRELVLDGCSLTLEALVQAARDPSIQVQCAPEALARAELGWRQIESIAHGYCEALKTLDEGSAEGSGGPSSRPVQDYGITTGFGEFKSVPVSPSRLQELQRNILLSHSVGVGDTAHADDPANYFPAEVVRGVLITRLNSFLQGHSGVRPALVEAVARMINRGIVPLVPVRGSVGASGDLCPLAHLFAVLLGEGRYYRVEAPGDLHGWPREPRSAAENLEADLGMEPPAPSFKEGLALTNGTNFSTTGLALAVHDGLQLAAAADLACALSLEAVCGCARALDPQVHAIRGHRGQLDSAANLRDLLTGSRLLDKAGAVQDTYSLRCAPQVHGASRDTLAFSRMIVEQELNAVTDNPLFFPDEEGSGHAEEPWDFHFRDNWPDHYDGSRRASYSAGNFHGQPIALAADYLAVGLAELANISERRGQVLLDAHHNRNLPANLIPRRGVNSGLMIAQYCAASLVSENKVLAHPASVDSIPTSSGTEDHVSMSSIAARKLRTVLGNVEATLAIELLIATQALEWRVAMGYLPVPDGTAGHSSARPGDWAAAEDEAERFRQCTGAEHHPRTAEDLGQGTAAAYLEIRRWVHPVTEDRPLDGDVRRLRQLIGSGELLAAVTEALGEPLRTAEALAVPAGAPTPR, from the coding sequence ATGAGCCCCGGCGGTGATCTGCAGGGACCGGGCCCCCGGGAGCTGGTGCTCGACGGCTGCTCGTTGACCCTGGAGGCGCTGGTGCAGGCGGCGCGGGATCCGTCCATCCAGGTGCAATGTGCCCCCGAGGCCCTGGCCCGGGCGGAGCTGGGCTGGCGGCAGATCGAATCCATCGCCCATGGCTACTGCGAGGCGTTGAAGACCCTGGACGAAGGCTCTGCCGAGGGATCCGGAGGGCCCTCCAGCCGACCGGTGCAGGACTACGGCATCACCACCGGCTTCGGGGAGTTCAAGTCGGTACCGGTGAGTCCTTCGAGGCTCCAGGAGCTGCAGCGCAACATTCTCCTCAGCCACTCGGTGGGAGTGGGGGATACGGCCCACGCCGACGATCCGGCCAATTACTTTCCGGCGGAGGTGGTCCGGGGCGTGCTCATCACCCGCCTCAACTCCTTCCTCCAGGGCCATTCCGGGGTGCGGCCGGCGCTGGTGGAGGCGGTGGCGCGGATGATCAACCGGGGCATCGTGCCGCTGGTGCCGGTGCGCGGCTCGGTGGGCGCCAGCGGCGATCTCTGCCCTCTGGCCCACCTCTTCGCCGTGCTCCTGGGGGAGGGACGCTACTACCGGGTCGAGGCCCCCGGCGACCTCCACGGATGGCCTCGGGAGCCCCGTTCCGCCGCCGAGAATTTGGAGGCGGATCTGGGCATGGAGCCGCCGGCTCCCAGCTTCAAGGAAGGTCTGGCGCTGACCAACGGTACGAATTTTTCCACCACCGGTCTGGCCCTGGCGGTTCACGACGGTCTGCAGCTGGCGGCGGCGGCGGATCTCGCCTGCGCCCTCAGCCTGGAGGCGGTGTGTGGCTGTGCCCGCGCCTTGGATCCCCAGGTGCATGCCATCCGCGGCCACCGGGGGCAGCTGGACAGCGCCGCCAATCTGCGCGATCTGCTCACCGGCAGCCGCTTGCTGGACAAGGCCGGGGCGGTGCAGGACACCTACTCCCTGCGCTGTGCGCCGCAGGTCCACGGAGCCAGCCGAGACACCCTGGCCTTTTCCCGCATGATCGTCGAGCAGGAGCTCAACGCGGTCACCGACAACCCCCTTTTCTTTCCTGACGAGGAGGGTAGCGGCCACGCCGAGGAGCCTTGGGACTTCCATTTCCGGGACAATTGGCCGGACCACTACGATGGCTCCCGCCGCGCCTCGTATTCGGCGGGCAACTTCCACGGCCAGCCCATCGCCTTGGCGGCGGATTATCTGGCGGTGGGTTTGGCGGAGCTGGCGAATATCTCCGAGCGTCGCGGCCAGGTGCTGCTGGACGCCCACCACAACCGCAATCTGCCGGCCAATTTGATCCCCCGGCGGGGCGTCAATTCCGGGCTGATGATCGCCCAATATTGCGCCGCCAGCCTGGTGTCGGAGAATAAGGTGCTGGCCCACCCGGCGTCGGTGGACTCCATCCCCACCTCCTCCGGTACCGAGGATCACGTCTCCATGTCGTCCATTGCGGCGCGCAAGCTGCGCACGGTGCTGGGCAATGTCGAGGCGACCCTGGCCATCGAGTTGCTCATCGCCACTCAGGCGCTGGAGTGGCGGGTGGCCATGGGCTATCTGCCGGTTCCCGACGGCACCGCCGGCCATTCGTCGGCGCGCCCCGGAGATTGGGCGGCGGCGGAGGACGAGGCGGAGCGTTTCCGCCAGTGCACCGGTGCCGAGCACCATCCCCGCACCGCGGAAGATCTAGGCCAGGGCACGGCGGCGGCCTACCTCGAAATCCGCCGCTGGGTGCATCCGGTGACGGAAGACCGCCCCCTGGACGGCGACGTCCGCCGCCTGCGCCAGCTCATCGGCAGCGGCGAGCTGCTGGCGGCGGTGACGGAGGCTTTGGGGGAGCCGTTGCGCACGGCGGAAGCGCTGGCGGTGCCGGCGGGGGCGCCAACCCCCCGCTAG
- the hisS gene encoding histidine--tRNA ligase, which produces MSNRVKPRLSRGLRDLLPEEMIPRQRMIDTVRRVYESYGFSPISTPAIEYLDVLTGSAGEEAGQSIFRVSNPEEEELGLRFDLTVPLARLMAQHRDLPRPFRRYQVASVWRADKPDKGRFREFTQFDLDSVGAVSEIADTEIIAGMCDSLSALRVGGYLVRYSSRGILNCLLTFADIEQGRAEDVFRVLDKLEKIGFDKVRKELTTGYTDSSGDEIRGLGLAEDQVDRIARFLEVRSPQRSEVVAQLRELFAGVEGAEEQIGLVERISSHLAALGYGDDRVSLDLSIARGLAYYTGPVFEAHLTDAPQFGSVFGGGRYDDLVTRFLGQKVPATGASMGVDRLLAALVHLGKAGGRRTTADVLVCTMDSSLTEEYLAMAYELRRAGIPAEIYLGKARNIGKQMKYADRCGVPLVLLYGEDEKARGMVTVKDMEAGRQASETVEKREEWIEERPGQQEIPRSELVPRLRALLARIRSGGSATDLPEGML; this is translated from the coding sequence CCCCATCAGCACCCCCGCCATCGAGTACCTCGACGTGCTCACCGGCAGCGCCGGCGAGGAGGCGGGGCAGAGCATCTTCCGGGTCAGCAATCCGGAGGAGGAGGAGCTCGGCCTGCGCTTCGACCTCACCGTTCCCCTGGCTCGGCTGATGGCCCAGCATCGGGATCTGCCGCGGCCCTTCCGCCGCTACCAGGTGGCGTCGGTGTGGCGCGCCGACAAGCCGGACAAGGGTCGCTTCCGGGAGTTCACCCAATTCGACCTGGACTCGGTGGGGGCGGTGTCGGAGATCGCCGACACGGAGATCATCGCCGGCATGTGCGACTCCCTCTCGGCGCTGCGGGTGGGAGGCTACCTGGTGCGCTACTCGAGCCGCGGCATCCTCAACTGCCTGCTGACCTTTGCGGACATCGAGCAGGGGCGCGCCGAGGACGTCTTCCGGGTCCTCGACAAGCTGGAGAAGATCGGCTTCGACAAGGTGCGCAAGGAGCTCACCACCGGCTATACCGACAGCTCCGGCGACGAGATTCGAGGCCTCGGTCTGGCCGAGGACCAGGTGGATCGCATCGCCCGCTTCCTCGAGGTGCGCTCGCCCCAGCGTTCCGAGGTGGTGGCGCAGCTGCGGGAGCTGTTCGCCGGGGTCGAAGGGGCGGAGGAGCAGATCGGCCTCGTCGAGCGCATCTCAAGCCATCTGGCGGCTCTGGGCTACGGCGATGATCGGGTCTCCTTGGACCTCTCCATCGCCCGCGGCTTGGCGTATTACACCGGGCCGGTCTTCGAAGCTCACCTCACCGACGCGCCGCAGTTCGGCTCGGTCTTCGGCGGCGGCCGTTATGACGATCTGGTGACCCGCTTCCTGGGGCAGAAGGTTCCAGCCACCGGCGCCTCCATGGGCGTCGACCGGTTGCTGGCGGCGCTGGTGCATTTGGGCAAGGCCGGCGGCCGGCGCACCACCGCCGACGTGCTGGTCTGCACCATGGACTCGTCGCTGACGGAGGAGTACCTGGCCATGGCCTACGAGCTGCGGCGGGCCGGCATCCCCGCGGAGATCTATCTCGGCAAGGCGCGCAATATCGGCAAGCAGATGAAGTACGCCGATCGTTGCGGCGTGCCCCTGGTGCTGCTCTACGGTGAGGACGAGAAGGCCCGGGGGATGGTGACGGTGAAAGATATGGAAGCCGGTCGCCAGGCCTCGGAGACGGTGGAGAAGCGGGAAGAGTGGATCGAGGAGCGGCCAGGGCAGCAGGAGATTCCGCGCTCTGAGCTGGTGCCCCGGTTGCGTGCCCTGCTGGCCCGCATCCGCAGCGGCGGCAGCGCTACGGACCTGCCGGAGGGAATGCTATGA